One region of Campylobacter showae CSUNSWCD genomic DNA includes:
- a CDS encoding sigma-54-dependent transcriptional regulator, whose product MNIVIVEDDINMRKSLEIALSEYDDLKIKSYKSAVEALKKMGEDVDLIITDINMPQMDGLEFIKRLEGKFDVIIMTGNATLNKAIESVRLGVKDFLTKPFDAQTLYEAIKRVEILRRKLPAASLKAAQNGSNLQADSTDFVASSPALANALNLASRVAKTDASAMLMGESGVGKELFAKFIHKNSPRKDGPFIAINMAAIPENLIESELFGFEKGAFTDASAMKKGQFELASGGTLFLDEIGEMPLNLQPKLLRAIQEREITRLGATKSVKIDVRIVSATNANLPAMISEGKFREDLFYRLNTVPVAIPPLRERKEEILPIAERFLKQSCEEFNLGEKSFSEAAVKELENYDFPGNIRELISVVQRAAILSEGEEIQPGDLFLQARSRK is encoded by the coding sequence ATGAACATCGTAATAGTAGAAGACGACATAAATATGCGCAAGTCCCTAGAGATCGCGCTTAGCGAATACGACGATCTAAAAATCAAAAGCTATAAAAGCGCGGTCGAGGCGCTTAAGAAAATGGGCGAGGACGTCGATCTCATCATCACCGATATCAACATGCCTCAGATGGACGGACTGGAGTTCATCAAGCGCCTGGAGGGTAAATTTGACGTCATTATAATGACGGGCAACGCGACGCTAAACAAAGCCATCGAGAGCGTGCGCCTGGGCGTAAAGGACTTCCTCACGAAGCCATTTGACGCACAAACGCTGTACGAGGCGATAAAAAGGGTCGAAATTTTACGCCGAAAACTGCCTGCTGCGAGTCTAAAAGCCGCGCAAAACGGGTCAAATTTACAGGCCGATTCGACCGATTTCGTCGCTAGCTCGCCCGCGCTTGCTAATGCGTTAAATTTAGCCTCGCGCGTCGCAAAAACGGACGCTTCGGCGATGTTAATGGGCGAGAGCGGCGTGGGCAAGGAGCTGTTTGCCAAATTTATCCACAAAAACTCGCCGCGCAAGGACGGTCCGTTTATCGCGATAAACATGGCCGCTATCCCAGAAAATTTGATAGAAAGCGAGCTTTTCGGCTTTGAAAAGGGCGCATTTACCGACGCCTCGGCGATGAAAAAGGGGCAGTTCGAGCTAGCAAGCGGCGGCACGCTGTTTTTAGACGAGATCGGCGAGATGCCGCTAAATCTGCAGCCAAAGCTCCTGCGCGCGATCCAGGAGCGCGAGATCACGCGCCTTGGCGCCACAAAAAGCGTCAAGATCGACGTTCGTATCGTATCCGCGACAAACGCGAACCTACCCGCGATGATCAGCGAGGGTAAATTTAGAGAGGATCTGTTTTACCGCCTAAACACCGTGCCAGTCGCCATCCCGCCGCTAAGAGAGCGAAAAGAGGAGATCTTGCCTATCGCAGAGCGCTTTTTGAAACAAAGCTGCGAGGAGTTTAATCTCGGCGAAAAAAGCTTTTCCGAAGCGGCGGTAAAAGAGCTTGAAAACTACGATTTTCCAGGCAATATCCGCGAGCTAATCTCCGTCGTGCAACGAGCGGCGATACTTAGCGAAGGCGAGGAAATACAACCGGGCGATCTTTTTTTGCAGGCTCGCAGCAGAAAATAG
- a CDS encoding LPP20 family lipoprotein has product MKKITFAVLGAVVFLTSGCSFNNPFASDDATSAKQDIVIQKVDKEDIRSVMKQEKMIYDIEPADAVFGAVGEGIAPTNTVSHAQSLALAKRAAIADAHRQLAEKLYGVKINSKDTVRDAMLRDSTITAQVTGLIKNASIVEHDFKDGLYRVRMEMKIDQSKWQEIFAY; this is encoded by the coding sequence ATGAAAAAAATTACATTCGCGGTTTTAGGCGCAGTAGTATTTTTGACGAGCGGTTGCTCTTTTAACAACCCTTTTGCCTCCGACGACGCAACATCGGCAAAGCAAGACATCGTCATCCAAAAGGTCGATAAAGAAGACATCAGAAGCGTGATGAAACAAGAAAAGATGATATACGATATCGAACCGGCCGATGCGGTATTTGGCGCCGTGGGCGAGGGTATCGCTCCGACCAACACCGTCTCTCATGCCCAGTCTCTAGCCCTAGCTAAACGCGCTGCCATCGCCGATGCGCACAGACAGCTAGCCGAGAAGCTATACGGAGTCAAGATAAACTCCAAAGATACGGTTAGAGACGCGATGCTTAGAGACTCGACTATCACGGCTCAAGTAACAGGCCTTATCAAAAACGCTTCCATCGTCGAGCACGACTTTAAAGACGGGCTATATCGCGTCAGAATGGAAATGAAAATAGACCAAAGCAAGTGGCAAGAAATTTTTGCTTACTGA